One genomic window of Wolbachia endosymbiont (group B) of Eucosma cana includes the following:
- a CDS encoding type IV secretion system protein yields MFEHLSNQNLVKLCISFVILFLLSGCGCIKPEDSSGLREKLDIVSTEQKWVDSGVYISDKIKVTEINIVPNKVNFCSQYKDFAIEPGVRNVTLPFALKAGDAISFSVVGSKMCKNNNGMVTCKKIDENCGEGEKEYFSHVLNQEKCQGEICPNKYEIGNAQWLNGKEYWSSELDQSEREEIRNVIDSIKQQGENVDCSKLSESSASKIDTRILNLLCGRICKFSFGSGEKGCVYIEYNSIEGEIFNTLNSRGESVIAEIIDNVLKEKRVKTDITLLRVHMDNEEFEHIPGGGICINCDHKIDRNHPKPELTFSLGDGKGKGGFNIRVTRIPNLEKSLYISVSDKFPEREPDETQGDIPVDISKVYNTQYMEGLKEKLKDKSGTIYYGIRDHGCDYKKNEGQFSINLTTKEPPVRTFSAIYNFFDEKVKTAFFGSSYKDTNAIHSDTSPVKSLYQSFVASNRTNTIRSTIVSLLVLYIVLYTLYYFFGLSHASIYEFLIICVKIGVITQLLNDNSWSFFYNNAFSIFVNAPKQLIEIANFRGTTSNVFEFLDLPLNRFLSAHSVLLIVSLIFSGPLGIVSFCLVIWGLITVSLSMFNALFSFITSIAIVALLLSLAPLFIICLLFGYTRQMFHNWVKNLARFAIHPVVLLIFISLISQVMDYIVYSVFNFEVCPTCILNLNLKIFNPCIIYGYASKHAPNITAMMAFVILGHAMKALVEASSTISDSLFGVYVASEPGRQYQQSLMGTVGLDEQSIQRRAGQQSGTPSRRPQIPQSAQRSAPKIPTNTGNQ; encoded by the coding sequence ATGTTTGAACATTTGAGCAACCAAAATTTGGTTAAGCTATGCATAAGTTTTGTGATACTCTTTTTATTATCTGGGTGCGGGTGTATTAAGCCAGAAGATTCATCAGGCTTGCGTGAGAAATTGGATATAGTGTCAACAGAGCAGAAATGGGTTGATTCTGGAGTCTATATTTCGGATAAAATAAAAGTAACAGAGATTAATATAGTACCTAATAAGGTTAATTTTTGTTCGCAATATAAAGATTTTGCAATTGAACCTGGAGTAAGAAACGTTACATTACCGTTTGCGCTTAAAGCTGGCGATGCGATAAGCTTTAGTGTTGTTGGAAGTAAAATGTGTAAAAACAATAATGGCATGGTCACCTGCAAAAAAATTGACGAAAATTGCGGTGAAGGGGAAAAGGAGTATTTTTCACATGTTTTAAATCAAGAGAAGTGTCAAGGTGAAATATGTCCTAATAAATATGAAATAGGCAATGCACAATGGTTAAATGGAAAAGAGTACTGGTCTTCAGAATTAGATCAAAGTGAAAGAGAGGAAATTAGAAATGTCATCGACTCTATAAAACAGCAAGGGGAAAATGTAGACTGTAGCAAGCTTTCAGAGAGCAGTGCAAGTAAGATAGATACGCGCATTTTAAATTTACTCTGTGGACGTATATGTAAATTTTCTTTCGGCAGCGGAGAAAAAGGTTGCGTATATATTGAATACAATAGTATAGAAGGTGAGATATTCAATACTTTAAATTCTAGAGGTGAATCTGTTATTGCTGAAATTATTGATAACGTATTAAAGGAAAAACGGGTAAAAACTGACATTACACTATTACGTGTTCACATGGATAATGAGGAATTTGAACACATTCCAGGAGGCGGTATATGTATTAACTGTGATCATAAGATAGATCGTAACCATCCAAAACCAGAGTTAACTTTTAGTTTAGGTGATGGTAAGGGCAAGGGTGGTTTCAACATAAGAGTAACAAGAATCCCTAATTTAGAAAAAAGCTTATATATAAGCGTTTCTGACAAATTTCCTGAGCGTGAGCCCGATGAAACTCAGGGAGATATACCTGTAGACATTAGCAAAGTTTATAATACTCAATATATGGAAGGCTTAAAAGAAAAGCTAAAGGACAAGAGTGGCACTATATATTACGGAATAAGAGATCATGGCTGTGATTATAAGAAAAATGAGGGTCAGTTTAGCATTAACCTTACAACTAAAGAGCCACCTGTAAGAACTTTTAGTGCGATATATAATTTTTTTGATGAAAAAGTAAAAACTGCATTTTTCGGTTCTAGCTACAAAGACACTAACGCGATTCACTCTGATACTAGCCCTGTGAAGTCTCTTTATCAAAGTTTTGTAGCATCAAATAGAACAAATACCATCAGATCTACAATAGTGTCGTTATTAGTATTATATATAGTTTTATACACCCTTTATTACTTTTTTGGATTGTCTCATGCTTCTATATATGAATTTTTAATTATATGTGTAAAGATAGGAGTTATTACCCAATTGCTGAACGATAACAGTTGGAGTTTTTTTTATAACAATGCATTTTCTATTTTTGTTAATGCTCCAAAACAGTTAATAGAAATAGCAAATTTCAGAGGTACAACATCAAATGTTTTTGAATTTCTTGATTTACCGCTCAATAGGTTTTTATCAGCACACTCAGTGTTACTAATAGTATCTCTTATATTCTCCGGTCCTTTGGGTATTGTATCGTTTTGCTTGGTGATTTGGGGTTTGATAACAGTGAGCTTATCGATGTTTAACGCCTTATTTTCTTTTATCACATCTATAGCAATAGTTGCATTATTGCTTTCCTTGGCGCCTCTTTTTATTATTTGCCTTCTATTTGGATATACTAGACAGATGTTTCACAATTGGGTCAAAAATTTAGCAAGATTTGCAATTCATCCGGTAGTGCTTTTAATTTTTATATCATTAATAAGCCAGGTTATGGATTATATTGTGTATTCGGTCTTTAATTTTGAGGTCTGTCCTACATGTATACTTAATCTTAACTTAAAGATTTTTAATCCTTGTATTATTTATGGTTATGCTTCCAAACATGCACCTAACATCACAGCTATGATGGCTTTTGTGATTTTGGGACATGCTATGAAAGCTTTAGTTGAGGCATCTTCAACAATATCTGATTCGTTGTTTGGTGTTTATGTAGCAAGCGAACCAGGAAGGCAATATCAGCAAAGCTTAATGGGAACAGTAGGTTTAGATGAACAAAGTATCCAAAGAAGAGCAGGTCAGCAATCTGGTACACCAAGTCGAAGACCTCAAATACCACAATCAGCTCAAAGATCAGCACCTAAAATACCGACAAACACAGGAAATCAATGA
- a CDS encoding type IV secretion system protein encodes MMSRKSLLLILCLVITGCTMDCVEPGLQSRNTSVSIDVPVREAGEGVKIHWVDSGQVISKDEKIKFTLGGSVNLCPLKEGKNPKRVLVPAVFCANDLIPNYSNKLTDNASLDEREICGDIGFGNNEFYSNRRYVDTGIKANPGDKLSFSLVPREITIDYDNPQGKGISFDDNCYRTEKGDEKDRATIRDMLNGGKFFCGESGKRTVVEFPPLNKEEMNKRRVLVGNGYTPYDNKVHFNKDYIQNSWINGALLDLRRTKIGLNELCNGKRCDFNELNKYSSYELNCYYQNVCYNKEGIWSFGIGAEGKRNCVSSVRYEKYDKGNTCDMYSHLKRIEDELKEIEENKRDSKQIDINLISNSKLNFKEDREDISWAEALVAKVGDLNNQNTAKGIQCFPERKGAKGDNVCSQIGDNFEHFSLKLNHDYKIDEKDIIPGSSVMLAIASNGNYFLHRGGYHVEVTRSCKFTDGRKLYVYLGDELPKNRPADTNNFKRVRDLIKVKEDSIKYYIIDGSHLKDKESKKIYFGINVENVKKDDITDKEGKYYEDNKYTVNLFLKRKINDFISSTVNKIFYFITDGSEDGIKIPYEGYRKGLLQGVRALLILYVIFTVVGYMLGTIQLSKFDFIIRMFKIAFIAFAFSDRSWEFFGTTLSGLFVDGSIYLVDSFSGYIGEGGKKFAFLDLTAGVLFTGETWLKFLSLMLSGPFGFIAFLAILYATFVFLRCIISATFKYVISTVLVAFLLSLAPLFIVFILFQQTKTLFDNWIKTLAHVSLQPVILFSSLSLLNQLMYSVLYNLTNFSACYQCLISVNFLSYDLCLMKSILPLGYSPGTSVDVAFSTGERAGGHFAALPIDLIQAFIYLIIASAMEAFVSISETMAQALFSSGYGVAQSVSHISRSASQAMLSTVGLDDRTQNMIHNIKQGMSKDRSKIEAKLPDTPKQADGKGSAGREMSKSETLSQPDKQKDSDKTKGQVKED; translated from the coding sequence ATGATGAGCAGAAAATCATTATTATTGATACTATGTCTTGTAATTACTGGCTGCACAATGGATTGTGTTGAACCTGGGTTGCAGAGCAGAAATACTAGTGTCAGTATAGATGTTCCAGTTCGTGAAGCTGGCGAAGGAGTTAAAATTCATTGGGTTGATTCTGGTCAAGTAATTAGCAAGGATGAGAAAATCAAATTTACTCTTGGTGGGTCAGTAAATCTTTGTCCTCTTAAAGAAGGGAAAAATCCAAAGAGAGTACTTGTGCCCGCTGTATTTTGTGCTAATGATTTAATACCAAATTACAGTAATAAGTTAACTGATAATGCTAGTCTTGATGAACGAGAAATATGTGGGGACATAGGCTTTGGAAATAATGAATTCTATAGCAATAGACGTTATGTAGATACTGGAATTAAAGCAAATCCTGGTGATAAGTTAAGCTTTAGCTTAGTTCCCAGAGAGATAACGATTGATTATGACAATCCACAAGGAAAAGGTATCAGTTTTGATGATAATTGCTATAGAACTGAAAAAGGGGATGAAAAAGACAGAGCTACAATAAGAGACATGCTAAACGGAGGAAAGTTCTTTTGTGGAGAAAGTGGTAAAAGAACTGTAGTAGAATTTCCGCCGCTGAATAAAGAAGAAATGAATAAAAGAAGAGTGCTAGTTGGCAATGGCTACACTCCATATGATAATAAGGTACATTTTAATAAGGATTATATTCAAAATTCATGGATAAATGGTGCATTGTTAGATTTACGACGAACTAAAATAGGACTGAATGAATTATGTAATGGGAAAAGGTGTGATTTTAATGAGCTGAACAAGTACAGTTCTTATGAACTTAATTGTTACTATCAGAACGTATGTTACAATAAAGAGGGTATATGGAGTTTTGGGATAGGTGCAGAAGGAAAACGAAATTGTGTTTCTTCTGTCAGGTATGAGAAGTATGATAAAGGAAATACATGTGACATGTATTCTCACCTTAAACGTATTGAGGATGAACTAAAAGAGATTGAAGAAAATAAGAGGGATTCTAAGCAGATTGACATTAATTTAATATCAAATTCTAAATTAAACTTCAAAGAGGACAGAGAAGATATTTCTTGGGCTGAGGCTCTTGTTGCAAAAGTTGGCGATCTTAATAATCAGAATACTGCTAAAGGTATTCAATGTTTTCCAGAGAGAAAGGGTGCAAAAGGGGATAATGTGTGTTCGCAAATTGGTGATAATTTTGAACATTTTTCTTTGAAATTAAATCATGATTATAAAATAGATGAAAAAGATATAATACCTGGTAGTAGTGTGATGCTTGCTATAGCAAGCAATGGCAATTACTTTCTTCATAGAGGTGGATATCATGTTGAAGTGACTAGATCGTGCAAATTCACTGACGGCAGAAAGTTGTATGTGTATCTAGGTGATGAGCTGCCTAAAAATAGACCTGCTGACACTAATAATTTTAAAAGAGTAAGAGATTTAATTAAAGTTAAAGAAGATAGCATAAAATATTACATAATAGATGGAAGTCATTTAAAGGATAAAGAGTCTAAAAAGATATACTTTGGTATTAATGTAGAAAACGTAAAGAAAGATGATATTACGGACAAAGAAGGCAAATATTATGAAGATAACAAATACACAGTAAATTTATTTTTAAAAAGAAAAATAAACGATTTTATTTCATCCACTGTAAACAAGATTTTTTATTTCATAACAGACGGGAGTGAAGACGGAATTAAAATTCCATATGAAGGATATAGAAAAGGGCTTCTACAAGGAGTAAGAGCTTTGCTTATTCTATACGTTATATTTACTGTTGTTGGCTATATGCTTGGAACAATACAGCTAAGTAAATTCGATTTTATTATAAGAATGTTCAAAATAGCATTTATAGCTTTTGCTTTTAGTGATAGAAGTTGGGAATTCTTTGGTACAACTTTGTCTGGGCTTTTTGTTGATGGTAGCATTTATTTAGTTGATAGTTTTTCTGGCTATATAGGAGAAGGAGGTAAAAAATTTGCATTCTTAGATTTAACAGCGGGAGTATTATTTACAGGAGAAACATGGCTGAAATTTTTGTCTTTAATGCTATCAGGACCTTTTGGCTTTATTGCATTTTTGGCAATACTTTATGCCACTTTTGTGTTTTTAAGATGCATTATTAGTGCTACGTTTAAGTATGTAATATCTACTGTTTTAGTAGCATTTTTATTGTCGTTGGCACCTTTATTTATCGTATTTATTCTATTTCAACAAACTAAAACATTATTTGATAATTGGATAAAAACGCTGGCTCATGTTTCATTGCAACCAGTCATTTTATTTTCATCCTTGTCTCTTTTAAACCAGTTAATGTATTCAGTTCTATACAACCTCACAAATTTTTCTGCATGCTATCAATGCTTAATTAGTGTAAATTTTTTATCGTATGATCTGTGTCTTATGAAATCAATATTACCTCTTGGGTATAGTCCTGGTACTAGTGTTGATGTTGCGTTCAGTACTGGAGAAAGGGCTGGTGGGCACTTTGCAGCATTACCTATAGATCTAATCCAGGCATTTATATATCTCATCATTGCTAGTGCAATGGAAGCTTTTGTTTCTATATCAGAAACTATGGCGCAGGCGTTGTTCAGCTCTGGTTATGGAGTTGCTCAAAGTGTTAGTCATATTTCTAGGAGCGCATCACAAGCTATGCTGTCAACTGTTGGCCTTGATGATAGAACCCAAAATATGATACATAACATCAAGCAGGGAATGAGTAAAGATCGTAGCAAAATTGAAGCTAAATTGCCTGATACACCAAAGCAAGCAGATGGGAAAGGGAGTGCTGGCAGAGAAATGAGCAAATCTGAAACACTAAGCCAGCCAGATAAGCAAAAGGATTCTGATAAAACAAAAGGACAAGTCAAGGAAGATTGA
- a CDS encoding type IV secretion system protein — protein sequence MQSRLGKCWFRLLILVICVLVTGCSKNDMPFPRCISADYFGPEPIAIGAHFSRDHDAFVPEDREIIDPNTGEINYGFHSNQVVKWKDTGFETNGDSLVVRVNGAWTSWSNSNKKKSQSSYSLESLEQLKYATKFERGEGDNSLPDFHLVCNDYKPSIQKFSSKPNASCTVNCKCINEDDSANTVSRGAPCWFTNGHGAYLLFKTGKGDPNENLKLMRDPQYPTVHLGYNSVAEDGSGLFTLDRNNTTLQDRNCNKVRLEKGWKIYVKILDRYYLDNAGGYSFEFLSGVQKLSNFGFFDYVYNYLKCVLLINENCKKHFDSNDPAAAQAMFENIAEKSTSFHNFVLSLLVLFIVISSLLYLFGMIRETKHDMLIRMMKITLVIVLISPGSFRFFYDHFLVLFVKGLEQLISIITNFAPNMNTGGNSNVAQGNEAKLFSFMEDMFNKFFAYSVWRKFAAFLHYQMWASLLMIPAIFIGIVLYFLLCMYAYIIFLSGFMGIAFLVAIMPLFLISILFSPLKSLFEGWIKFCISFCLQSIMIFTLLSLLAAMIMNTFYKQLGFTVCYNKWLEIKLCAPKWVFGGFCIIDKEYFSWTPGQIFVPYAIGEASPLNVDKNIEGIEKLSRIGGTVKFTGGAGYIPLPPDYINKGFRYIDYPFFNPIPGTKDNPADHYIAESDMIVSNGCSAKDLVRLTNSLSHASERADIILLINNIEKRIGDVSEIIKRYCQDINKCNSYREIINEIRSLVRSAVEKQGCRILKLHDLYKDPNSEYCQKCKDCKDCEDCKNYQENSDYQRVQDIQRGYLINAGEIFVLFLLSFLMFSLKEFVQQMGSSIAGGGFGVYNISSMYQASPLTGVTEGLKQQWQNFAGGKLESLGDWATHVPDRLAGGVAHVLGRTGEFLGKAAHSCGKGSEILKEKEWRIARGIGAVLGAAGKALDVSSKPIGIISSAAGKTLDMSRKLVHSGIEATKFATSPENDVDKLEEKIYRAFGIDKEDIAHRRIDKYLEYYKGYVGSHLGYTIEDAMKFTWEHGLDSIGINPATGEKDGYQHNLLYRAKTYRWEFLEKLHDYTIGRKREPEKDNPDQSNKVERELGTELVRDNHDQPLEEGDPLRLRGGGQPDKVVRELSTEQEDKPNQLQHDQPTEEDKPDQSNEVTRNLGTEPENLKNTTEAIERRAERARKKEERDQNDVDDFGSVFEGMEKRTEREGRRKQNEVYSPLSLFEMNTPEAIEKRAERARKKEERDQEDKSYDTSSLFGEDREREGSERADSRGDNDEES from the coding sequence ATGCAATCACGCTTAGGCAAATGTTGGTTTAGGTTATTAATTTTGGTAATCTGTGTTCTGGTTACAGGTTGTAGTAAGAATGATATGCCTTTTCCAAGATGTATATCTGCTGATTATTTTGGTCCTGAACCCATTGCAATTGGTGCTCATTTTTCAAGAGATCATGATGCTTTTGTTCCAGAAGATAGAGAAATTATTGATCCTAATACTGGAGAAATTAATTATGGTTTTCACTCTAATCAAGTGGTGAAGTGGAAAGATACTGGATTTGAAACCAATGGAGATAGTTTAGTAGTACGAGTAAATGGTGCATGGACATCTTGGAGCAATAGTAATAAGAAGAAATCTCAAAGTAGTTATAGTTTGGAAAGTTTGGAGCAGTTAAAATATGCAACCAAATTTGAAAGAGGGGAAGGTGACAACAGTCTGCCTGACTTTCACTTGGTTTGTAATGATTATAAACCTAGCATACAAAAATTTTCAAGTAAGCCTAATGCAAGTTGCACTGTAAATTGCAAGTGCATTAATGAAGATGATAGCGCAAATACAGTATCACGTGGTGCTCCATGTTGGTTTACCAACGGTCATGGTGCTTATCTTTTGTTTAAAACGGGGAAAGGTGATCCTAACGAAAATCTAAAGTTAATGCGCGATCCTCAATATCCTACTGTACATCTAGGTTACAATTCCGTAGCGGAAGATGGAAGTGGGCTTTTTACTTTAGACAGAAATAACACCACATTACAGGACAGAAATTGTAATAAGGTGAGGTTAGAAAAAGGATGGAAAATATATGTAAAGATATTAGATAGATATTATCTAGATAATGCAGGTGGCTACTCTTTTGAATTTTTGAGCGGAGTGCAGAAACTAAGTAACTTTGGATTTTTTGATTACGTTTATAACTATCTAAAATGTGTATTATTGATTAACGAAAATTGTAAAAAGCATTTTGATAGCAATGATCCTGCAGCTGCACAGGCGATGTTCGAAAATATAGCTGAAAAAAGTACGAGCTTTCACAATTTTGTTCTTTCCTTGCTTGTTCTATTTATAGTGATTTCATCGCTTCTTTATCTTTTTGGCATGATACGAGAAACTAAGCATGATATGCTCATCAGAATGATGAAAATCACTCTAGTAATAGTGCTTATATCTCCTGGAAGTTTTAGATTTTTCTATGATCATTTTCTTGTTTTATTTGTTAAAGGTCTTGAACAATTGATAAGCATAATTACTAATTTTGCTCCCAACATGAACACCGGAGGTAATTCAAACGTTGCTCAAGGAAATGAAGCTAAATTGTTTAGCTTCATGGAGGATATGTTTAATAAGTTTTTTGCTTACTCTGTTTGGAGAAAGTTTGCAGCATTTTTACATTATCAAATGTGGGCAAGTCTCCTTATGATACCGGCAATTTTTATAGGGATTGTCTTATATTTCCTGCTGTGTATGTATGCTTACATAATATTCCTTTCTGGTTTTATGGGTATAGCTTTTCTTGTAGCTATAATGCCGCTATTCCTAATCTCTATTTTATTTTCACCACTGAAAAGTCTATTTGAGGGTTGGATAAAATTCTGTATTAGTTTCTGTTTGCAATCAATTATGATATTTACCCTGCTGTCATTACTTGCTGCGATGATAATGAATACCTTTTATAAACAGTTAGGCTTTACTGTGTGCTATAATAAATGGCTTGAAATAAAGTTATGTGCTCCAAAATGGGTATTTGGTGGTTTTTGTATAATTGATAAAGAATACTTTAGCTGGACTCCAGGGCAAATTTTTGTACCTTATGCTATTGGAGAGGCTTCTCCATTGAACGTAGATAAGAATATAGAAGGTATAGAAAAACTAAGCAGAATAGGTGGTACAGTAAAGTTTACTGGTGGCGCTGGATATATCCCTCTTCCACCAGATTACATTAATAAAGGTTTTCGTTATATAGATTATCCTTTCTTTAATCCAATTCCTGGAACTAAAGATAATCCAGCAGACCACTATATTGCGGAAAGTGATATGATAGTTAGTAATGGCTGTAGTGCAAAAGATCTAGTACGCTTAACAAATAGTTTATCTCATGCATCAGAGAGGGCTGACATTATATTACTGATCAACAATATAGAGAAAAGGATAGGTGATGTTAGTGAAATAATAAAACGCTACTGTCAAGATATAAATAAATGCAATAGTTATAGGGAAATAATTAATGAAATAAGATCTTTAGTGCGGAGTGCGGTAGAAAAACAAGGTTGTAGAATACTGAAACTTCATGATTTATATAAGGATCCCAACAGTGAATACTGTCAGAAATGTAAAGATTGTAAAGATTGTGAGGATTGCAAAAATTATCAAGAAAATAGTGATTACCAAAGGGTGCAAGACATACAGAGAGGTTATTTAATCAACGCAGGAGAGATCTTTGTATTGTTCTTGCTTTCGTTTTTGATGTTTTCTTTGAAGGAGTTTGTACAACAGATGGGCTCAAGCATTGCCGGTGGTGGGTTTGGTGTTTACAATATATCTAGTATGTATCAAGCATCACCTCTAACTGGTGTCACAGAGGGATTAAAGCAGCAGTGGCAGAACTTTGCTGGCGGAAAGTTAGAGTCTTTAGGTGATTGGGCTACTCATGTACCGGACAGATTAGCCGGAGGTGTAGCTCATGTACTTGGAAGAACTGGTGAATTTCTTGGTAAAGCAGCTCATTCATGTGGAAAAGGCAGTGAAATTTTAAAGGAAAAGGAATGGAGAATAGCCAGAGGTATAGGAGCAGTTCTTGGTGCAGCTGGAAAGGCATTAGATGTATCTAGCAAACCTATAGGAATAATTTCTAGTGCGGCTGGAAAGACATTAGACATGTCTCGCAAACTTGTTCATTCAGGAATTGAAGCAACAAAATTTGCAACATCGCCTGAAAATGACGTCGATAAGCTTGAGGAAAAAATCTACAGGGCGTTTGGAATTGATAAAGAAGATATTGCACATAGAAGAATTGATAAATATTTAGAATATTATAAAGGATATGTAGGATCACATTTGGGCTATACAATAGAAGATGCTATGAAGTTTACTTGGGAACATGGTCTCGACTCTATAGGAATTAACCCTGCTACAGGAGAAAAGGATGGTTACCAGCATAATCTACTCTATAGAGCAAAAACATATAGATGGGAATTTCTTGAGAAGCTTCATGATTACACTATCGGCCGTAAGAGAGAACCAGAAAAAGACAATCCTGATCAATCAAATAAGGTAGAACGAGAGTTAGGCACGGAACTAGTAAGAGATAACCATGATCAGCCACTAGAAGAAGGCGACCCTCTTCGACTACGAGGGGGAGGTCAGCCAGATAAGGTAGTACGAGAACTAAGCACAGAACAAGAAGACAAGCCTAATCAACTACAGCATGATCAGCCAACAGAAGAAGATAAGCCTGATCAATCAAATGAAGTGACACGAAATTTAGGCACGGAACCAGAAAATTTAAAAAACACTACAGAAGCTATAGAAAGACGTGCAGAAAGAGCTAGAAAAAAAGAAGAAAGAGATCAGAATGATGTTGATGATTTTGGGTCTGTTTTTGAAGGTATGGAAAAGCGTACTGAAAGAGAAGGAAGAAGAAAGCAAAATGAGGTTTACAGTCCTTTATCACTTTTTGAGATGAATACTCCAGAAGCGATAGAAAAACGTGCTGAGAGAGCTAGAAAAAAAGAAGAAAGAGATCAGGAAGACAAAAGTTATGATACCTCATCACTTTTTGGAGAAGACAGAGAACGTGAGGGTAGTGAAAGAGCTGATAGCAGAGGTGATAATGACGAGGAATCTTAA
- the rsmD gene encoding 16S rRNA (guanine(966)-N(2))-methyltransferase RsmD gives MLRVIAGKYRGRKITTGKNLAARPTMSSVREAIFSILSSRKPIYNLNVLDLFCGSGSFSFEALSRGAKHAFMVDSDYYNLQLPKKTAEDFGITSDITLICCNANGLPRPISKCDIVFMDPPYNINLFNSTLDELAHSGWLNDNALIILEMRKNENFECNKNFSVILERTYGIAKIIFLSLST, from the coding sequence ATGTTACGTGTTATTGCGGGTAAATATCGTGGAAGAAAAATAACTACAGGCAAGAATTTAGCTGCACGGCCCACTATGAGTAGTGTCCGAGAAGCAATATTTAGTATACTTTCTTCAAGAAAACCTATTTATAACCTAAATGTACTTGATTTATTCTGCGGAAGTGGCTCTTTTTCATTTGAAGCACTTTCTCGAGGTGCTAAACATGCATTCATGGTAGATTCAGATTATTACAATTTGCAACTGCCTAAAAAAACAGCAGAAGATTTTGGAATTACGAGCGATATCACGTTAATTTGTTGCAATGCTAACGGATTACCAAGACCTATTTCAAAGTGCGATATAGTTTTTATGGATCCACCTTATAATATCAATCTGTTTAACTCAACTTTAGACGAGTTAGCTCACTCAGGCTGGTTAAATGATAATGCGTTAATAATTCTAGAAATGAGGAAGAACGAAAATTTTGAGTGCAATAAAAACTTCAGTGTAATTTTGGAGCGTACCTACGGTATTGCAAAAATAATTTTTCTTTCTCTATCAACTTAA
- a CDS encoding IS3-like element ISWpi17 family transposase (programmed frameshift): MATKKYEPELKAKIALEAIKNQKSTAEICSEYKIPSTNLYDWRDRVLARLKDLFVEESESARKQRILAQEIESLHKVIGELTVENSYLKKKFTEISKKDRVRFIEKDSDLSIRKQADLLGICRSSLYYRPIINNESEVANLIQEVYLASDCRYGYRKITAEIIASGVVVNHKKILRIMKKMKISGLYCRKRCNTSIKEKKHKIYPYLLKDLIICRVNQVWATDITYIMVEGKFIYFVAIMDLYSRYIIAHSLSPYLDAGFCLYTLKEALKQGKPEIFNSDQGVQFTSYNFIMELERANIKISMDHKGRCFDNIFVERLWRTLKQEAIYYYRPNSIRDLNLIINDFVAWYNYRRRHQTLHYKVPADLYYHKQ, translated from the exons ATGGCAACAAAAAAATATGAACCAGAGTTAAAAGCAAAGATAGCTTTGGAAGCAATAAAAAATCAAAAAAGCACAGCTGAGATATGTAGTGAATATAAAATACCATCAACAAATCTATATGATTGGCGTGATAGAGTATTGGCAAGGTTAAAAGACCTATTTGTTGAAGAAAGTGAAAGTGCGAGAAAACAAAGAATCTTAGCGCAAGAAATAGAAAGTTTACATAAAGTAATAGGAGAATTGACAGTGGAAAATAGCTATTTGAAAAAAAAAT TTACTGAAATAAGCAAAAAAGATAGAGTAAGGTTTATAGAAAAAGATTCTGATCTGTCAATTAGGAAACAGGCTGATTTATTGGGGATTTGCAGATCTAGCCTATATTATAGGCCTATAATTAATAACGAAAGTGAAGTAGCAAATTTGATTCAAGAAGTATATTTGGCTTCTGATTGCCGTTATGGATATCGTAAAATTACTGCTGAAATCATAGCGAGTGGAGTAGTAGTCAATCACAAAAAAATCTTAAGAATTATGAAAAAAATGAAGATTAGTGGGCTGTATTGTAGAAAAAGATGTAATACAAGTATTAAAGAAAAAAAGCATAAAATATATCCTTATTTACTCAAAGATTTGATTATTTGTAGAGTTAATCAGGTATGGGCTACTGATATAACATATATTATGGTAGAAGGTAAGTTTATCTATTTTGTGGCAATAATGGACTTGTATAGTCGCTATATTATTGCTCATTCATTATCACCATATCTCGATGCTGGATTTTGCCTTTATACTCTCAAAGAAGCTCTAAAACAAGGTAAACCTGAGATTTTTAATAGTGATCAGGGGGTGCAGTTTACTAGCTACAACTTTATTATGGAATTAGAGCGTGCTAATATTAAAATCAGTATGGACCATAAAGGACGTTGCTTCGACAATATATTTGTTGAGCGCTTATGGAGAACTTTAAAGCAAGAAGCTATATATTATTATAGACCAAATAGTATCAGAGATTTAAATCTTATAATAAATGATTTTGTTGCTTGGTATAACTATAGAAGGCGACATCAGACTCTACATTATAAAGTTCCTGCTGATCTTTATTATCATAAACAGTAA